The sequence TTAGCTTTAGTAGGAATAACCTAGAGTGGTTCTTTTCTTTTAGTAAGATCTGTAAAGTTGATAGAGTCCTTTGGAAAATAAGTACCATTCATCCCGATGACTGCTAGGTTAGGATATCTTGGAAGATAGTATCAAATTGCCAATAACTACTTAGGTTCGGATATCTTGGAAGATAGTATCAATTTGCCGATAACTACTTAGGTTCGGATATCTTGGAAGGCCCATTATTGATATGCTGAGAAAACTCGGGTTGAGTACCTTGTTGCCGTGCGATGGCGTTGTGTGGGAAAACGAGTGGGGTAATCAGCTGTGTAGATATGGTGATTATGATAGGCAGTTTTTCTGGACAAGCATAGGCAAATTTTCTGAGAAAGTATAGGCAAGTTTCTAGGAAAGTATGTGGCAGTTTTTCTGGCAGCATAGAGATAGGTTGGCTCTTACAGATCTGAACTTAGGTTACTTCAGCTAAAGATGTCTTTACTCTTTGTAAAGGATTTGAAGGATCATCTTGTGGGTTTAACTTAGCTACGGCTTTCCCTTGATGCTAGTTCAAATGACCCTGGTCCTGCCAAGGTTAGGAATTGAGTAGCTGCGAGATGGTACTGAGTGCTGCTTGACTAATGTTTCTTATATTGAAATTATTGCTACACTTAGATCTTTATTTTTGCAGTATATGTTTCATCAGAGCTTAAACATAGCGGAGTGTAGTGGGCCCGGTTAAAGTTGAAAGATTTACTTAAGCTATGATAGATAAGCTATGTCTTATTGTGCTTTCTCTCTTAACATTATTAGCAGCATCTGTTATCTTTGATATTGATATCTACTATTGCAAGCATTTACTTTTCATGTGCGACTATTCAAAGAATCCTGATTGTATTCCATTATGGCCTGTTATATTAATATTTGCAGCTATCATAATCGTATCATATGCTCTCTTTAGAATTTGTAAAGATCTTTACAAAGATGATAATCAATCTCAATCTCAACCTCAGCCTATACATATCGAGCTTCCCGAGATGAATAGGTATGGAGAACAATGTTATCCAAGCCCTTAACGAGTTAGGCGACCAAGTCTGTCCTAGAGGTGTTTCCTTTAATAGTGATGACTGTTTCTGTCATGCACACAATGAACAAACAGTAGAGTTATTTTGCTTTTACGAACAGCATattaagaaaagaaaacaaaaacatcTTGCATCTCAGCGTATATATGTAGATCATCCTCATGTAGGGATAGTTGATATTCAAACCTCTTCTCATAGAGCTGCATCTTGCAAAGTCCTTCTTAGTCAAATAGATAACTTAAATATTAATGAGTTAGAAGTCTTCAAACAAACAGTCCGTAGAATTGCTCGTATATATTTCACCAATAGACCAGGAGCCCCTTTAGAATCTGATGTAAATTTAGAAATAGATTAAGCTTTAATGCATCTGGAGtacaaatgtaatgtccccttcctaaccaGTTGAATTGGTGGACCTTTAGCCTATTCAGTTAGTTCCTGTAAGCTATTTGGTCAAGGTTAGGGAACCTTGGAGGCAATTAATATAGCAGTTTGGCAGAGTATTTAATAGTCATTTGAGATCTCATCAGGATTATGAGTAGGATGCCTTTTTCTGGAATGATTTTGGGATAGTTTCCAATACTTATTATTTTTAGTATGTCGGTTCGAGCACAAATTGAGTCAGATGGCAGGGTTACTATTTTTTGTATTGTTGGTGGGTTCAGTTTTGACAACTATCTCAACATTTTATATAGTCTGGTGGTTTTCATAAAATAAcgatatttataaattaataaagttgaattaaagatttaacttcatcattattttgatttattaaataaaagaCTATAAGGGAGCAGTTATAAAGTGAGTagtgatttattttaaatacatCAGCCCTTTATATTTAATGAGACATTGGAGATTTAAAAGGGatgttttttattaaattaaaagtgCCTGCAAATTTGAACCTTTTGGAGGAGTCTATGAAAGGCATTTTGTGAACTCATTTTCAACATGTTGAGCTTGGATATTAAACTTTGCTCTTCCTTTGGAGGAGATTGCTTCTCTTTGGTCTATGGGGAGGAAAACCCTAGGAGGTGACATTCTCCACACTATTGAAAGATATGGTGTTTTCACTCGGGGCACACACTAGAGCTTCATGGTAATTCAGTTTATGCAACCAATCAATCCATAACTGCAATTCTTTTTGAAGAGGCGTTATCAGTTGCAAATTTGAGTTTGTGGAGGGACTTTGGAGCAAGTTATTTAGAGCTTAGAACTCATGGCTCACTAAATTATGGTAGCGAACATTCCCCATAGGGCCATAGTTCATATAGGGAGTTGGGTGTCTTGAAAAGTTTGTTAAGGAGGAAAGCCACATCGAGTTCATCCACATACTCTTAACAAAGGATGGCCAGGGAATCTCAAGAAGAAAATGCAAAACACTTAGATACCTATTTGTATCCTCCCTCCTTTTGGACATTAAAAGGAGAAGACTTTGGCAGCTTTTTACTCAGTTGAGAATAATTTTCTATATCAATATCTCAAGCAGCTGATTATCTGGACTAGGAATAACATATACAAATTGTCCTTTGGTCTGTAAGGAGTTATATCCCCAGAAGTGTTAGCAACAAGTTAGCAAGACACCTGGTTGACAGCACATATCTTAGTCCAATAAATTCTCTCTTTGTATTCTTATCTGAATTCCTTGTCTGAGAACTTTACGTTAATAATATGGCCTACTTCACAATCTAGAAGAAATGCTACAACGACCCAAACATTAATAACATGGCCTACTTCACAATCTAGAAGAAATGCTACAACGACCCAAACATTAATAACATGGCCTACTTCACAATCTAGAAGAAATGCTACAACGACCTGAACATCTACGGAAAACATTTTTTTGACTGTCATATATTTATGACAAAAACAATCCTGAACGTTACAAATATTTGGCTGTAATGATTGGAGGGAAATCCCAAAGGAAGTGAAAAAGTATTGAGATACCATCAAAGGAATTTGAACTGCATTGAGACAAGTCAAATGCTCATCTTCAACTAGTCAAGTTCTAAACATGGGGAGGGGACTTAGGGCCAATATCTGGCAACATGCACACCTAAGAAACCATTTCTTTGCTAGTAAAGAATATTGTTTTGCTGGTTAGAATCAGTAGACTAAATAAGTAAAGCTCTAAAGTAACTATAATTTGCTGTCAAAAAGTTAAAAATGCTTAGGAACACTTTATTCATCTCTATTCCTTTAAAATTATGAATCACATATCAACTATTCATGATCATCTCAACTTTTTTCTGTGGAACGTCAAGAACAATTGGTGCAGTCCTACTAAAGTAGAGCATTACTTGTCAAGCATTAGCTCACATTCACTTCAGCAAAACACATGTTTTGCTTGAAGAAGCCATAAACTACAGATTATTTTCCGCTGAAACCACTTGATCATATGTTTCATGCACAACTATTGAATCTAAAACCTGAAATTACAGTGTTGCTGATAGTTTAACCGATAGTTTAATAGAGTTTGAACTAAGCATCATATATTCATCTTCATGTTGCCTGCAGGAAAGACCTGTGCTACGACTATCAAATATCAATTAATCTAAGCTCAGCTATTGTCATCTGTGTTCCTATTATGTGACCTATCCCAGCAAGGCAATTATTTAATCCAGTATCATATTAACAGAGATTTATCTTGCACATTTAGGCATATTATGAGGCTTCTAGCTTACTACTATAGGTACATTAGATTACTATCACTTTGCCATTAATAAGTCCGGTAAAGCATTATTCCTTTTCCTACTTGAAAGGTTGGGTAAATGTGAAGATAGGATTTTGGGTCACCGCTAAACAAGACATCAATTTGCTGTATGATACCCCCCATCATGCAAGCATTTTGCAAAGGGAATTATTTTTCCATTGACCTTATAGTGTTCAAATCAGATGTACAAGCATAACACCCTCTAGATTTGAACCTATAACCTCTACTTCACAGTACGTAAGCCTTCAACATTAAACATGGCTGTGTTTGCTGGAGGAATCCCCTACCATTTTGGACATGTTCCCATACTAGTGATGTTTGAAGGATACCTCAGGAGTCAGAAACATCCCCCTGCTATCCCCTGACTGCAACTTTTTAGAGAAAACAGCCCCAAAATCGTTGCTCTACATGAGGATAGCCAAGAAGCACTCCCCACATAGAACCagtttttaaaaagaacaaaaattaaaaaccaaatttaataaaaattattttatttcttttctattgtGAGGCCCCACACAACACTCAGCCCTTGCTTATACCAACCGTGCTATAATAATATGTTACTAATATCAAATacaacaaaaaagcaataaaaatatgaaaaaatggcATGTGCCTTAAGGTCTATGTGGTCTTAAAAGCTTTAATTTGGGCTTGGTGTGGGGACTCTACCCCTTGACCCTGACTTGTGTTGCGATAGGGAGCCCCCAAATCCCCATGAGGGGCATTGCACCAAACTCCCACAAGGGTTCTGGCCCCTCAACACCCCTAGGAACCGAAACCTCCAAATCCCCCCTCTAGTTTTGAAAAGCAAAAGGTAAATCATACTAAATGGACAGGCAACATTGTTTTATACATATATAGATGACCTTTTGGGcattttgtcagaaaatttataTGATATATACATTTTGACAATGAAAGCAATGAAATTTTGATATTTGTTAATTCGTGTGTTCACCCCACTTTGCATTGCAATAGGGAGCCTGCAAGGgacgctgcccccaaacccccacgaGGGTTGTTGCCCCATCCCCGGTCTAGTTTTGAAAAGCAAAAAGTAGATCATGCTAAATGGACAAGCGACATTTTTTAATACATATATAGATGACCttttgggaattttgttggaattttTATACGATATATGCATTTTGAAAATGAAAGCAATGAAATTTTGACATCTGTTAATTTGTGTGTTCACCCCACTTTGCATTGCAGTAGGGATCCTGCAAGGGACGCTGTCCCCAAACCCCCACAAGGATTGTTGCCCCAAACTCCCCACAAGGGCTATTGCCCCTCAACACTGCTAGGGACCACCACCCCAAAATCCTCACTttagttttaaaaagaaaaaaataaaaatcattttggACCATGCTGGATAGACAAGCAACATTTTTTTATACATGCATAGACGACCACATCCTTTGGGCATTTTGCTGGAATTTTTATATACTATATGTACATTGTCAATGAAAGCAGTAAAATTTTGACATTTGTTACTTTGTGTGTTGACAACTCtcatgtgaaatctcaattcaGCTATAATGTTTTGTAATAAGAATCTGATGACTGCCTTATCGGTGTGatatcatatgaatatttaaaatttcctAAATTTTCTCCATTTTTAATTTGTCATCCCTGCCATCCCCTAGAATAGCCTCCCAAAAGAATCCATCCAAAAAATGCATCCCCTGCTGTCCCCATCCTAGAAACTTGGTGTGACATAGCCTTATGAGAAAAATACTTAACTGTGATCTTTAATTGTTAAGATTCATGAAGGAATCCCCCAACAAACCTCTAAGTTCTGTGATAGATGACAAACGGTTTCCAATAGAATGATACTAGGGACATTATATCTCATCTTTTGGGTTATTCAGGGCAATCACGCTTTTGATACTAACATGTAAAAGGACTAACATCATCTACAAAACAATATTAACTGCTGCCAATAAATACACAGAACTAAAATCAGATCAATTGTCGCTAAGACAAGGGTGAACACACTGCTCACTTAACTGTGGTCTTTAATCATTGAGATTCATGAAGGAATCCCCCAACAAAACTCGAAGTTCTGTGATAGATGACAAACGGTTTCCAATAGAATGATACTAGGGACATTATATCTCATCTTTTGGATCATTCAGGGCAATCACGCTTTAGATACTAACATGTAAAAGGACTAACATCATCTACAAAACAATATTAACTGCTGCCGATAAATACACAGAACTACAATCAGATCAATTGTCGCTAAGACAAAGGTGAACACACTGCTCACTTAACTGTGGTCTTTAATTGTTGAGATTCATGAAGGAATCCCCCAACAAAACTCTAAGTTCTGTGATAGATGACAAACGGTTTCCAATAGAATGATACTAGACACATTATATCTCATATTTTGGATCATTCAGGGCAATCATGCTTTAGATACTAACATGTAAAAGGACTAACATCATCTACAAAACAATATGAACTGCTGCCGATAAATACACGGAACTACAATCAGATCAATTGTCGCTAAGACAAGGGCAAACACACTGCTCTAATATTGTGCATATTATATTATGGGGTATGGACTCTATATCTTACCCTCTACTCGGTCTTTTCTACTGATGCACACTTTAGGGGCAAAATTATTGATTCTCTTTTGTTGCAATGACCATACAGTTCTTGTACAGATAATTCATTCACATGAAATTATAAAGAGGCTCCTGAAGTGATTTTTGAATATTATGGATTTTCATAATAATTTCTACTAAGGCAGAACCACGGGAAAGTAATGGCATTTCAGCAGCATACAAAGGAATAAAAGATGAGATGGGCACCTTTTGATCTTAGAAATAAATGGATACTAACCAGAATAACAATAATATAGATATAACTGCAGCTGCCATAACAGTCAAATATAAGCTGTTTTTTATTAACCAAAGTGGACATGTTATGTTGGGGTGATCCCGATGTGAGACTCATTTTATATTTAGATAAATGGAAATATTCTTCTCAAACTAGTTGATGTGAGCATGTCAAACAAGAAAATATGATTTATCCCCTATACTTCAAAAAAATACCACATCCTACATATTTTCATCCAAAAAAAAGACATTGCAAATCTTTTTTTCTTCACTAAAGCATGCTATTTGGCTTTTCTTTCTATGAATGAATTATTGACAAGCTATATAAAAACATCAGTTAGGAGTGTCGCACACTTAGCTTTGGCCATTTGAACAAGTTGAGTATAAATTTTAAAAACACTGATTATATTctgattaaaaatataaattaaatccaGCCATGATCAAATTGGGTGTTCCATTAGTGCAACAATCAGGTCATTTTAAGGTGGAAAAACAAGTTCTTCACTCTAAACCACAATGCTGCATATGCAAATACTGCAGGATCTTCTCAAAAATGAAGAAATCCTTTTCCACACTTAAAACTTTGTAGGAAGTTGTTTATGTATAACTTTCACATGATTCTAAAATAGAGAATGTAAGAGAGTGAAATCTCACGAATAAGAACATGTAATTGTTTAAAAATTGGCTATAAGACTGTGCAACAAAAGAGACCATACCTGTTAAGAAGGCTAATAGTCACACGAGGATTATAAGCTTTAATACTATTCCAGTCCTCCCCACCTTCCTGTAACCTTTCCATTAACTCATTCACACCTCCATAACTGCCACTGCACTCTATCGTCTTTAGAGTTTTCAGCTTCTCCAAGCCATCTGGAACTTTCTTCACTCTCGGGCAATCCCATATCTTTAGTATCTTGAGGCGTTGCATTGCTCTATCCTCCAATGCTGGGAACTCCTCCAAGAGGGGGAAGCCTTGAACTGACAGTTGAACCAGCCTAGAAAATCCCCTTGACTCTCCAAAATGCTTTGGTAATTTTGTGCATGTCTGATTACCAATTAGAGATAATACTTCTAAATTGGGGATTGTTTGTAGTGCTGGATAATCACTACTACAGTAAGTCAAAACAAGCTCTCTCAAATTTCCGGAAAGGCATAGCCAACTCGGCACAGAGAATCGGCATAGATGAAGTGTTTCAAGATCTTTAAAACTTTTCATTGTTGCTGGGAAAGGTGGAAAGATCAATTCTTTATCAAGTTCCTTTTGAGGAACGTTATTCCATAATCCAAAATGCCGCATTTTCACCAGGCGTGCAAGGATGCCGTCTTCAACTCTGTTGAAACACAGTTTGTCATTTATAGAAATCCTTAGCTCCTGAAGGCTGATCATGTTGCTCACATCTTTTAGATTTAACCACTCATTCTCTTCAAAATCAAGCTTCAACCATGCCGATCTTAGTGTCTTCAGATTGAGAAGCTTCAGTATTCCCTTAGGCATACAATCCAAGGTTTCCGAGCATAATATTACGCTGAGATAGGAAAGACATTTAAGTTCTCCTATCCAGTCCGGTAGCCTTTGTAGGTTTGCACACAATGTAAGATCAAGAAACTGAAGATACTTAAGCCTTCTCACACATTCTGGCACCTCATTAATTTTTGTCCCAGATAAATTCAGAATCTTGAGAAGTTGCATGTTGCCAACAGATTTAGGTAATGTGGAAATTTGAGTATACCCAAAGTCAAGAACCCGCAGCACTCTGAGACGATCAAACAAATTCTCTGGAATATTTCGAATTTTGGAATTTTCCGACAGTGAAAGAGTGCGGAGAAATTTCTGATTACGAAGACTGCTCTGTGAAATAGCATCAGTATCCATACCTTGTTGAGCCAATAATATCCTACGGCAGCTTTTCAGGAGAGAGGGAGGAGTAAATTCACATCTATTTTCCATAGAAATATAAATGGCCAAATCCATCATTAGTTCGTGGACAGAGCAAGAGAGTGATGCATCTAAAGACTGCCCTGTTACATCAACTAAAGATAGATTTGCAAGCTGAAGCAGGTAACTCACCCCAACGTCCATCTCATCTTCTCCGGGATAACTTGGAGTAAGAAGTCCCTCTGCTAACCACAAATGTATGAGATATTCGCAGGGAATAATATAGTCCTTGGGAAAGAAACAAAAGTAGGCAAAGCAGATTTTCAGGTGTTGAGGCAGGGAATCATAACTAGGCTTAAGAATCTGCAAGATGGGCTCCTTTGAAATCAGCAATTCTTTCAATTTTGACTCCCACTCTTCTTCTAGACTGTAGTTTGCCATAGACGAAGCAACCATTTTTACTGCAAGTGGCAACCTACCACATTCCCTTTCGACTGAACGTGCCACACTCTCCAGGTACTTCGGTGGTCTGTTTCCCTCGGACTTGGGAAAAGCATGAATGCAGAACAGCTTCCAACTATCTTCAGCTGATAGGAGTTCCATTTCATATTTATGCACATTCATAGTTGGAAAAAGAATCCTACTTCTAGTCGTTACTACAATTTTGCATGTGCTATGCCGGCCCCCAGGAAGGCCGAATCTTGAAATCAGGTTATTTATCACGCTGTTCTCCGAATTTGTGGTCCACATATCATCCAGAACTATTAAACAACATTTTCCATCTAAATAGCCATGAATGACCTCGGAGCCTCTAACTTCACTGATACCCTCGTCTATCGCTAACCCTATTTGCGATCCAAGGTGGCATTGCAAACGTTTCATAGAATAAAACTGGTTAAGAGTAATCCAAGCACACTTCTCATACCTTTCATAAGCCCTGTCATACACATGCCGCATCAGAAAGGTTTTTCCTATGCCGCCCATGCCCGTAAGGGCAAGGACTGTAACAGAAGGATCCTCTAACAGACTCAGAATGTCTTCCACTTTATCTTTTATGCCCACTGACGGCAAATTGCTTTCCCAGATTTCCGATCTTCTTTTGCTTGAATAATCCCTTCCCCTAGTACTCCATGAATCGCTCAGCTGACTACCTTTCTGGATCGCAGACATCACTCTCTGTTTCAAGTCCTTGACCCTCTTCCCCATTGCAAAGCGGCGCACGAACCTGTCGCTACCCAGACACGACTGAGTCGTAGGCACAAGAGCACACAGATCCATTATGTCCTCTGTGTCATGGCAAATATCTCCGACTTCCTGCAGCCATTCTTTCACATCGTCGCTCTGCTTGCTGTCTTCATCTTCAGCACCATACAGATGACCACTAATTCGGGCAAGTTTCTTCTCCAGCCATTCAAATTCCTTTCTGAAACACATCGCCAGAGAGTCCTCATCAAACCTCATTTTGTCTAGCTTGGTGAAAATGGCATTTGTACGCGCGGCCACAATTCCAGCTGCCATGATGACGATGGAAGCGCTGCTTCAGATCTGCTTTCCTCCTTCCTGGTTATTGCAAATGGGGTTCCTGGTAATTGCAGATGGGGTTTCTGGTTATTGTAGATGGGGTTTCAAAAACGCTTATCCACTACATCTTCTCAATCTTTATCTTTTCCTAGTCCTCACGCACTAGTTTTGGAATAAATGCTCAACTTTTTTTCATCTGTCCGAACGGCCATTCCCGTATTCTAGTTTTTGTCTTGGACCATGTGGAATTGTCCATCGCTATCTTTCTTTTCGACAGCTAACTCAACCACTACACCAAGACGTGGTTATCAATCaagttaaaatatattaaaatacaaTTTATAATTATCTATAGCCTGTTGGTCTATTTTTTCAAACTTCTCTCGACCGTTGGATATGAAAAATGTTTATTCTTTATTAAACGTAGTGTTCAATAAGGAatctactttattttatttatgctACTTTATCACTCGCCCGTTGGATTTGAAAAATGCTTATTCTTTCTTTATTAAAAGTAGTGTTAAAGAGGGAATCTGATTTACTTACCGATAGAGCAAGATGCTTTACGCAATGTAAAGAAGGGTATTCACTTTTTCCTTTAGCTTTATGTCATTTCATGTAGTTGTTCTCATACATTTGATTCACTAGGTACAGGGTATTGATtagtttgatttttttaattttaaaattaggataTAATTTTGAGTCATGTTAATTATATAAAAGATATTATTTTTaggttatttatttttaaatatataaatgaaatattattataaatataaatttttaatattctttAACACGTATGTACGTATTTCGTGCTCTATATTATTTTATATAGTTGTTCTCATAAATTAATTTACCACGTACATGGATATGAAAAATGCGTATTCATCATAAAAGGTGGTTTTCAATACGGAATCTACTTTACTTGTCTAGATTAAGATGTTTTACCTAATGTAAGGGTATGCACTTATTCCTTTCGCTTTATATTTTTGTACAGTAAATTACTACATGACATTGATTAatttgattttcttaatttaaaattaaaatatagtttTGAGTCAAGTTAATTATATTAAAAGACGTTACTTTTAGGTTAATTAT is a genomic window of Cryptomeria japonica chromosome 7, Sugi_1.0, whole genome shotgun sequence containing:
- the LOC131056492 gene encoding putative disease resistance protein At1g58400; translated protein: MAAGIVAARTNAIFTKLDKMRFDEDSLAMCFRKEFEWLEKKLARISGHLYGAEDEDSKQSDDVKEWLQEVGDICHDTEDIMDLCALVPTTQSCLGSDRFVRRFAMGKRVKDLKQRVMSAIQKGSQLSDSWSTRGRDYSSKRRSEIWESNLPSVGIKDKVEDILSLLEDPSVTVLALTGMGGIGKTFLMRHVYDRAYERYEKCAWITLNQFYSMKRLQCHLGSQIGLAIDEGISEVRGSEVIHGYLDGKCCLIVLDDMWTTNSENSVINNLISRFGLPGGRHSTCKIVVTTRSRILFPTMNVHKYEMELLSAEDSWKLFCIHAFPKSEGNRPPKYLESVARSVERECGRLPLAVKMVASSMANYSLEEEWESKLKELLISKEPILQILKPSYDSLPQHLKICFAYFCFFPKDYIIPCEYLIHLWLAEGLLTPSYPGEDEMDVGVSYLLQLANLSLVDVTGQSLDASLSCSVHELMMDLAIYISMENRCEFTPPSLLKSCRRILLAQQGMDTDAISQSSLRNQKFLRTLSLSENSKIRNIPENLFDRLRVLRVLDFGYTQISTLPKSVGNMQLLKILNLSGTKINEVPECVRRLKYLQFLDLTLCANLQRLPDWIGELKCLSYLSVILCSETLDCMPKGILKLLNLKTLRSAWLKLDFEENEWLNLKDVSNMISLQELRISINDKLCFNRVEDGILARLVKMRHFGLWNNVPQKELDKELIFPPFPATMKSFKDLETLHLCRFSVPSWLCLSGNLRELVLTYCSSDYPALQTIPNLEVLSLIGNQTCTKLPKHFGESRGFSRLVQLSVQGFPLLEEFPALEDRAMQRLKILKIWDCPRVKKVPDGLEKLKTLKTIECSGSYGGVNELMERLQEGGEDWNSIKAYNPRVTISLLNRLKNGSTVAMLL